The proteins below come from a single Drosophila busckii strain San Diego stock center, stock number 13000-0081.31 chromosome X, ASM1175060v1, whole genome shotgun sequence genomic window:
- the LOC108605641 gene encoding uncharacterized protein LOC108605641 produces the protein MARRGAAQQLQADINTDEELEKFITKPGLIVLEVFSAWCGPCLGLMGTLRKAKLDIGENLSLAVCRADTVASLNRFYKRSEPVFLFVSNGRATNIFYGSDAPKLMTTINKELEKALQPFKGPTYDIWELQPVEAEARRVKLEALDKAERIEFEKKHKKRVDYLNRCTDIIMENLPDVGVTIFGPQVSRDMFKKLQEPADQLKMQCKDRKYMEVSEADFELINYACKNPLSEDIIEQLSGRELLICYWKIDESSGPVPTVLATYAHEVTKERVAPPDDEINVPHPIPPLLTTLKLKVEVEVPEGESWEDEISSEEEARRKAAARKSKSITRIQEGQEGRGKEPDGAEEDIEEEGMEEEEVGQGQGPATPAFPGVGFELDLGLDDDVVSEEEVEEEEEVVVKVQTRIKIVKIPPIWVANSRRTHASLIYTFFRNQTTGFLPQDPPPEPPHVIMAFEAHKHDEIMEFVEGIKDEVPLYGFFTDDNPADAKLISNSVFRYDQQDHNMNDRFVLKVNKVQSNTMLSLVQFEPTYVSSNVTSGKVDALKFFPEDYKTDEELPPDMVEKPKKQKKKAEAAAEKKHSKAVSRPQSVADKPPEPTGAPAPTPAPAEGEAAQAPAAEEAAGAADTPPSPPEGGEAAPAEAPATKRQHLLRKLLQPLKQPLRQLQQPMQRQRLRVLPHQRQRKRRHQPKRHHQHQKHLNQPLRKQQHHHHQLKLQLKQLLPNSLSQTCVYIFRLLCAIRFWLYKLNKSRPKFKCKKIKCCFIYYWNNFKA, from the exons ATGGCAAGGAGAGGAGCAGCACAACAGCTACAGGCTGATATCAACACAGATGAGGAGCTGGAAAAGTTTATAACCAAACCGGGTTTAATTG TGCTTGAGGTCTTCTCGGCATGGTGTGGACCCTGTCTGGGTCTGATGGGCACTTTGCGTAAGGCCAAGCTTGACATTGGCGAAAATCTGAGCTTAGCTGTT TGCCGCGCAGACACTGTAGCATCCCTGAATCGTTTCTATAAGCGAAGTGAGCCAGTTTTTCTATTCGTTAGC AATGGCAGGGCTacgaatatattttatggctcGGATGCGCCCAAGTTGATGACTACTATAAACAAGGAGCTGGAAAAGGCACTGCAACCGTTCAAGGGTCCAACTTATGATATTTGGGAGTTACAGCCTGTGGAGGCAGAAGCTCGTCGCGTCAAGCTAGAGGCACTTGACAAAGCTGAACGGATTGAGTTTGAAAAGAAGCACAAGAAGCGTGTGGATTACCTTAATCGTTGCACAGACATCATTATGGAGAACTTACCCGATGTAGGTGTTACGATCTTTGGTCCACAGGTCTCTCGTGATATGTTCAAAAAACTCCAAGAGCCAGCTGATCAGCtgaaaatgcaatgcaaagaTCGTAAATATATGGAGGTCAGCGAAGCTGACTTTGAATTGATCAATTATGCCTGCAAGAATCCATTGTCCGAGGATATTATTGAACAACTGAGTGGCAGGGAATTGCTCATTTGTTACTGGAAAATTGACGAGTCCTCTGGGCCAGTGCCGACTGTACTCGCAACCTATGCGCATGAGGTAACCAAAGAGCGTGTGGCGCCACCAGATGATGAGATAAATGTGCCGCATCCAATTCCACCACTATTAACCACGCTCAAGCTCAAGGTTGAGGTGGAAGTGCCAG aGGGCGAATCATGGGAGGATGAAATAAGTTCGGAGGAGGAAGCTAGGAGAAAGGCAGCAGCTCGCAAATCCAAGTCTATTACGCGCATACAGGAAGGCCAGGAGGGACGCGGTAAGGAGCCCGATGGCGCTGAGGAAGATATTGAGGAGGAGGGCATGGAAGAGGAAGAGGTTGGCCAAGGTCAAGGCCCTGCGACTCCTGCGTTCCCCGGCGTTGGCTTTGAGCTGGACTTGGGTCTGGACGACGATGTAGTCAGCGAGGAAGAAGTTGAGGAAGAAGAGGAAGTGGTAGTCAAGGTGCAGACACGCATCAAGATTGTTAAAATTCCACCCATTTGGGTGGCCAACAGCCGGCGCACCCATGCCTCACTTATCTATACCTTCTTCCGTAATCAAACCACTGGCTTCTTGCCGCAAGATCCACCTCCAGAGCCGCCGCATGTGATAATGGCTTTTGAGGCACACAAACATGATGAGATTATGGAATTTGTTGAAGGTATAAAAGATGAAGTGCCCCTCTACGGTTTCTTCACCGATGACAATCCGGCTGATGCCAAGCTCATAAGCAACTCTGTATTCCGATACGATCAACAAGATCATAATAT GAATGATCGTTTTGTGCTTAAGGTCAACAAAGTTCAATCTAATACAATGCTATCCCTGGTACAGTTTGAGCCCACTTATGTTAGCAGCAATGTCACTTCTGGAAAGGTGGATGCTCTCAAGTTCTTCCCAGAGGATTACAAAACGGATGAAGAGTTGCCTCCGGATATGGTGGAGAAGCCCAAGAAG caaaagaaaaaggcTGAAGCGGCCGCTGAAAAGAAACATTCCAAAGCTGTATCACGTCCACAGTCCGTTGCCGATAAACCTCCAGAGCCTACGGGTGCCCCTGCGCCAACGCCAGCACCGGCTGAAGGAGAAGCCGCCCAGGCACCAGCAGCTGAAGAGGCAGCCGGCGCAGCAGATACACCACCATCACCACCCGAAGGTGGTGAGGCGGCTCCTGCCGAAGCGCCAGCTACGAAGAGGCAGCACCTGCTGCGGAAGCTACTCCAGCCACTGAAGCAGCCGCTGAGGCAGCTCCAGCAGCCGatgcagcgccagcgcctgAGAGTGCTCCCGCACCAGAGACAACGAAAGAGGAGGCACCAGCCGAAgcgccaccaccagcaccagaaGCACCTGAACCAGCCGCTgaggaagcagcagcaccaccaccaccaactgAAGCTCcagctgaagcagctgctgccgaaTAGTCTTTCCCaaacatgtgtatatatttttagattaCTTTGTGCAATTCGTTTTTGGCTctacaaattaaacaagtcTAGACcgaaattcaaatgcaaaaagatcaaatgctgttttatttattactggAATAACTTTAAGGCATAA
- the LOC108607052 gene encoding sushi, von Willebrand factor type A, EGF and pentraxin domain-containing protein 1, producing the protein MFRFSYKSLFIWLEENNNLPRSMAFSKRHKHHHMQMHKSMPPMQPLLLLMAIIMTLITSGNSHICGPPAVPLNAKVRTVSGESGISEAHYTCDAGYELFGSPSIKCDARSGWERELPFCGVNVAYRKPVNQSSYTRSGPASYANDGKPGNKNPDGQECSETQKEPSPWWRVDLLAPQAVHVVRITTRGCCGHQPLQDLEIRVGNSSADLQRNPLCAWYPGTLDEGVVKTFTCARPLVGQYVAIQLVGVEGSLSLCEVETFTNDEFSVDRCLSPKIGVDTVVTTFSKTCYDFHITKGESFDKAQAICKQTGGDLVHNFRGATSSYLLSELERRKTELKPQLVWIGAQKEPGITSRTWKWVNGDVVQKPAWGKDQPNNYNGEQNCVVFDGGRNWLWNDVGCNLDYLHFICQHSPLSCGSPDAHQNTTVLGKKFTLGEKIQYDCPKGHSLLGHMERQCQTDGTWSGHAPTCKYVDCGELTQLKFGSIHLSEERTSYGVVATYSCHENYTLIGNENRTCQQDGWSGKQPECLVDWCPDPQPITGGHVHFTDKRAGSTATYTCELGYVLVGEAIISCGLGGEWSSKTPSCKFVDCGAPARPDRGISILLNATTTVGSVVKYECDEDHWLDGPAELYCTRDGKWSGEAPVCELVTCETPQVPTGAFVIGYDYNVHSKIQYNCDPGHIMHGNAMLECLDSGEWSSDAPFCEYVDCGTILPIPYGSHKYVTNTTYVGSEVVFSCSQSHKLNGVLKRKCLESASWSDASPKCEEIRCHEPKLAAHSLLSVTGNDRMYGRTLIRTAESNQNTQTYKIGALAKYRCERGYKMVGEALATCTDTGKWSGDIPECVYVECGAVENINNGKVTLATNATYYGAAVLYECNANFKLNGVSRRLCTEHGNWSHEAPECVEVVCELPPVSDGLLVEAATRAVGSLANFKCAKGRILMGNDTRVCQKNGKWAGKSPTCRPVDCGRPLTIDNGRVIVVNDSTLYGGSAEYHCIPNYNRIGQYLRKCTEEGAWSGEQPQCELATVEGQESSELGTGVAIGATVIVVLLLIFGLIFLYRNKARPVKNTENVQAAETKDERNAAVMSYSTLEANNRMHMDNNPSATFNTFQGGLTRRNLSNNNNNNNINHNGDGGDNNRSENIYDQIPNEQFYDAPYEMRTNDEVYEPEPVASNVITINGISVR; encoded by the exons ATGTTTCGCTTTAGCTACAAGTCATTGTTCATTTGGCTGGAggaaaacaacaatttgccaaGATCCATGGCCTTTTCAAAAAGACACAAACATCatcatatgcaaatgcataagTCGATGCCGCCgatgcagccgctgctgctgctgatggcgaTCATAATGACGCTAATCACGTCCGGAAATAGCCACA tttgcGGTCCGCCGGCTGTGCCCCTGAATGCCAAAGTGCGCACAGTGTCCGGAGAGTCGGGAATCTCGGAGGCGCACTATACCTGCGATGCGGGCTACGAGCTGTTTGGCTCGCCTAGCATCAAGTGCGATGCGCGCAGTGGCTGGGAGCGGGAGTTACCCTTCTGCGGTGTGAACGTCGCCTATCGGAAGCCGGTGAACCAGAGCTCCTACACACGCAGTGGTCCGGCGAGCTATGCGAACGATGGCAAGCCGGGCAACAAGAATCCTGATGGACAAGAGTGCTCCGAAACACAAAAGGAGCCATCGCCATGGTGGCGTGTGGATCTGCTTGCACCGCAGGCGGTGCATGTTGTGCGCATTACAACGCGTGGCTGCTGCGGTCATCAGCCGCTGCAGGATCTGGAGATACGCGTGGGCAATAGCAGCGCTGATCTGCAGCGCAATCCGCTCTGCGCCTGGTATCCCGGCACACTGGACGAGGGCGTGGTCAAGACATTTACCTGTGCCAGGCCCCTGGTGGGTCAGTATGTGGCCATACAGCTGGTGGGTGTGGAGGGCAGCCTAAGCCTCTGCGAAGTGGAAACATTCACTAACGATGAGTTCTCTGTGGATCGTTGCCTGAGTCCCAAAATCGGCGTGGATACAGTGGTCACCACGTTCTCCAAGACCTGCTATGATTTTCATATAACGAAGGGCGAAAGCTTTGACAAGGCGCAggcaatttgcaagcaaacTGGCGGTGATCTGGTGCATAACTTCCGTGGTGCAACCAGCTCATATTTACTCTCGGAGCTGGAGCGCCGCAAGACGGAGCTGAAGCCACAGCTGGTATGGATTGGCGCACAAAAGGAGCCGGGCATTACTAGTCGCACCTGGAAGTGGGTGAATGGCGACGTTGTGCAAAAGCCCGCCTGGGGCAAAGACCAACCTAACAATTATAATGGCGAACAAAACTGCGTTGTCTTCGACGGCGGTCGCAATTGGCTGTGGAACGATGTCGGCTGCAATCTGGACTATCTACATTTTATCTGCCAGCATT CGCCATTGTCTTGCGGATCGCCGGATGCGCATCAGAATACCACTGTGCTGGGCAAAAAGTTTACGCTGGGCGAGAAGATACAGTACGATTGTCCCAAGGGTCATTCGCTGCTCGGTCACATGGAGCGCCAGTGCCAGACAGATGGCACTTGGAGTGGTCATGCACCTACCTGCAAGT ACGTGGACTGCGGCGAATTGACCCAGCTAAAGTTCGGCTCCATACATTTGTCGGAGGAGCGTACGAGCTATGGCGTAGTAGCCACATACAGTTGCCATGAGAATTATACGCTTATAGGCAACGAGAATCGTACTTGCCAGCAGGATGGCTGGAGCGGCAAGCAGCCTGAGTGTCTGGTGGACTGGTGTCCCGATCCGCAGCCCATTACCGGCGGACATGTGCACTTTACGGACAAGCGTGCGGGCTCTACGGCAACATATACTTGTGAGCTGGGCTATGTTTTGGTGGGCGAGGCT ATTATCTCCTGCGGCCTGGGTGGAGAATGGTCCAGTAAGACACCGTCGTGTAAATTTGTGGATTGCGGTGCGCCTGCGCGTCCAGATCGCGGCATATCCATACTACTCAATGCGACAACCACAGTGGGCTCTGTGGTCAAGTACGAGTGCGATGAGGATCATTGGCTGGACGGGCCCGCCGAGCTTTACTGCACACGCGACGGCAAATGGTCCGGCGAGGCGCCTGTTTGCGAGCTGGTCACCTGCGAGACGCCCCAAGTGCCCACCGGCGCCTTTGTCATTGGCTACGACTACAACGTGCACTCCAAAATCCAATACAACTGCGATCCGGGCCACATTATGCACGGCAATGCGATGCTGGAATGCCTCGACTCGGGCGAATGGAGCTCCGATGCGCCCTTCTGCGAAT ATGTGGACTGCGGCACTATTTTGCCCATACCTTATGGCAGTCACAAGTATGTGACCAACACCACCTATGTGGGCTCCGAGGTTGTCTTCAGCTGCTCGCAGTCGCATAAGCTGAACGGCGTCCTCAAGCGCAAGTGCTTGGAGTCCGCCAGCTGGAGCGATGCCTCGCCCAAGTGTGAAG AGATACGCTGCCATGAGCCGAAGCTGGCGGCGCACAGTCTGCTCTCCGTGACGGGCAATGATCGCATGTACGGACGTACGCTCATACGCACGGCGGAGTCGAATCAGAATACACAGACCTACAA AATTGGCGCCTTGGCCAAATATCGTTGTGAACGTGGTTATAAAATGGTGGGCGAAGCCTTGGCCACCTGCACCGACACTGGCAAATGGAGCGGAGATATACCCGAATGTGTCT ATGTGGAATGCGGTGCAGTGGAGAACATTAACAACGGCAAGGTGACGCTGGCCACCAATGCCACCTACTATGGCGCCGCTGTGCTCTACGAATGCAATGCCAACTTCAAGCTTAACGGCGTCTCGCGACGTCTGTGCACGGAGCACGGTAATTGGAGCCACGAGGCGCCCGAATGTGTGGAGGTTGTGTGTGAGCTGCCGCCTGTTAGCGATGGCCTGTTGGTGGAGGCAGCGACGCGCGCTGTGGGCTCGCTGGCCAACTTCAAGTGCGCCAAGGGACGCATACTGATGGGAAACGATACGAGAGTATGTCAAAAGAATGGCAAATGGGCCGGCAAGAGTCCCACATGCAGAC CTGTGGACTGTGGACGCCCGCTGACCATAGACAATGGGCGCGTCATTGTGGTCAACGACTCGACGCTGTATGGTGGGTCGGCGGAGTATCATTGCATACCCAATTACAATCGCATTGGTCAGTATCTGCGCAAGTGCACCGAGGAGGGCGCTTGGAGTGGCGAGCAACCGCAATGCGAACTGGCCACGGTGGAGGGCCAGGAGAGCTCAGAGCTGGGCACGGGTGTGGCTATTGGCGCTACGGTTATAgtagtgctgctgctcatcttCGGACTCATCTTTCTGTATCGCAACAAAGCGCGACCGGTGAAGAATACAGAGAATGTGCAGGCAGCCGAAACAAAGGACGAACGCAATGCTGCCGTCATGTCGTACTCCACACTGGAGGCCAACAATCGCATGCATATGGACAACAATCCTTCGGCTACCTTCAATACCTTTCAGGGTGGTCTGACACGTCGCAAcctcagcaacaacaataacaataataatattaaccATAATGGCGACGGTGGCGATAACAATCGCTCCG AGAACATCTACGATCAGATACCAAATGAACAGTTTTACGACGCGCCCTATGAGATGCGCACCAATGATGAGGTCTACGAGCCCGAACCGGTGGCCAGCAATGTGATCACAATCAATGGCATCTCTGTGCGATAg
- the LOC108605369 gene encoding serine protease gd isoform X1, with product MKVYLTIVLLICMEQRTKTLAQPGVPISPCPKIFQYRYDGSEWFGLIAVRNTEAQAQQLRVTLSMRGKPTTVNFQNYLGEIELLTRGQFARDAHVLYKIRFPKHHFPPKLLLISVNNQVLCFGASDQSIFMTQIQLEHTRKLTFLPDHQKTFGVLAPAGVGGAESTMAVGKELPAMHEFDMKPLPHIQFKKKPFKPRREQCGRLDKSLDFRLPPRADDELRFHDDAQSPVFAPMDDYDIDEEVELETDELLDGVNDSNNSTAGALLPSITRGAWPWLAAIYVNNLTSLDYQCGGTLVSARVVISSAHCFQLFNQRYTANEVLVFLGRYNLKNWNEEGSLAAPVDGIYIHADYNKQLSNYDADIAVVVLKTAVRFNTFIQPVCLWSGSSKMEYIIGDHGIVIGWSFNRSNASSTSTAGATVDTGAADSAVASTPLLLKAPIVSNERCFGAQPHFRSLASNRTFCAGVLQQRGASRGIYTGISGAGLMILRNNRWMLRGTVSAALPAEGDAYILYADVAKFIDWIMAFIL from the exons ATGAAAGTGTACTTAACAATAGTTTTACTTATATGCATGGAGCAAAGAACAAAGACGCTCGCCCAACCGGGTGTGCCGATCAGCCCCTGCCCAAAGATCTTTCAATACAGATACGATGGCAGCGAATGGTTTGGCCTAATTGCCGTAAGAAATACGGAAGCacaggcgcagcagctgcgcgtAACGCTTTCCATGCGTGGCAAACCCACAACGGTGA ATTTCCAGAACTATTTGGGCGAAATTGAGTTGCTAACGCGTGGACAATTTGCCAGAGATGCGCACGTGTTGTATAAAATACGTTTTCCCAAACATCATTTTCCAcccaagctgctgctcatatcGGTAAATAACCAAGTGTTGTGCTTTGGAGCCTCAG ATCAGAGCATATTTATGACGCAAATACAGCTGGAGCATACGCGTAAGCTCACCTTTTTGCCGGATCATCAGAAAACGTTTGGAGTACTGGCGCCAGCTGGCGTCGGTGGTGCGGAGTCCACAATGGCAGTTGGTAAGGAGTTGCCAGCAATGCATGAGTTCGACATGAAGCCACTGCCGCACATCCAGTTCAAGAA aAAACCGTTCAAGCCACGACGCGAGCAGTGTGGACGTTTGGATAAGAGCTTGGACTTTCGACTGCCACCGCGAGCTGACGATGAGCTTCGATTCCATGATGATGCGCAGTCGCCAGTATTTGCGCCAATGGACGATTACGACATAGATGAAGAGGTGGAGCTGGAGACGGATGAGCTGCTCGATGGCGTTAATGACAGTAACAATAGCACAGCGGGCGCTCTGCTGCCGAGCATAACACGTGGCGCCTGGCCCTGGCTGGCAGCCATTTACGTCAACAATTTAACCTCGTTGGATTACCAGTGTGGCGGCACCTTGGTCTCAGCACGTGTTGTCATCAGTTCGGCCCACTGTTTTCAGCTGTTCAATCAGCGCTATACGGCCAACGAAGTCTTGGTCTTTTTGGGGCGTTACAATCTCAAGAACTGGAACGAGGAGGGTTCCTTGGCGGCGCCCGTAGATGGCATCTATATACATGCGGATTACAACAAGCAGTTGAGCAACTATGACGCGGACATAGCGGTCGTTGTGCTAAAGACAGCAGTGCG CTTCAACACGTTCATCCAACCAGTTTGCCTGTGGTCCGGCTCCAGCAAGATGGAGTACATCATAGGCGACCATGGCATTGTCATTGGCTGGAGCTTCAATAGAAGCAATGCCAGCTCAACTAGCACAGCTGGCGCGACAGTTGATACTGGCGCTGCGGACAGCGCTGTTGCCAgtacgccgctgctgctgaaggCGCCCATAGTGTCCAACGAGCGCTGCTTTGGGGCGCAGCCGCATTTCCGCAGCCTGGCCTCGAATCGCACATTTTGTGCGGgcgtgctgcagcagcgtggcGCCTCGCGTGGCATCTACACGGGCATCTCGGGGGCTGGTCTGATGATACTGCGCAACAATCGGTGGATGCTGCGTGGGACTGTCTCGGCGGCGTTGCCTGCGGAGGGAGATGCATACATATTGTACGCGGATGTGGCCAAATTTATTGACTGGATCATGGCGTTTATACTTTAA
- the LOC108605369 gene encoding serine protease gd isoform X2 translates to MKVYLTIVLLICMEQRTKTLAQPGVPISPCPKIFQYRYDGSEWFGLIAVRNTEAQAQQLRVTLSMRGKPTTNYLGEIELLTRGQFARDAHVLYKIRFPKHHFPPKLLLISVNNQVLCFGASDQSIFMTQIQLEHTRKLTFLPDHQKTFGVLAPAGVGGAESTMAVGKELPAMHEFDMKPLPHIQFKKKPFKPRREQCGRLDKSLDFRLPPRADDELRFHDDAQSPVFAPMDDYDIDEEVELETDELLDGVNDSNNSTAGALLPSITRGAWPWLAAIYVNNLTSLDYQCGGTLVSARVVISSAHCFQLFNQRYTANEVLVFLGRYNLKNWNEEGSLAAPVDGIYIHADYNKQLSNYDADIAVVVLKTAVRFNTFIQPVCLWSGSSKMEYIIGDHGIVIGWSFNRSNASSTSTAGATVDTGAADSAVASTPLLLKAPIVSNERCFGAQPHFRSLASNRTFCAGVLQQRGASRGIYTGISGAGLMILRNNRWMLRGTVSAALPAEGDAYILYADVAKFIDWIMAFIL, encoded by the exons ATGAAAGTGTACTTAACAATAGTTTTACTTATATGCATGGAGCAAAGAACAAAGACGCTCGCCCAACCGGGTGTGCCGATCAGCCCCTGCCCAAAGATCTTTCAATACAGATACGATGGCAGCGAATGGTTTGGCCTAATTGCCGTAAGAAATACGGAAGCacaggcgcagcagctgcgcgtAACGCTTTCCATGCGTGGCAAACCCACAACG AACTATTTGGGCGAAATTGAGTTGCTAACGCGTGGACAATTTGCCAGAGATGCGCACGTGTTGTATAAAATACGTTTTCCCAAACATCATTTTCCAcccaagctgctgctcatatcGGTAAATAACCAAGTGTTGTGCTTTGGAGCCTCAG ATCAGAGCATATTTATGACGCAAATACAGCTGGAGCATACGCGTAAGCTCACCTTTTTGCCGGATCATCAGAAAACGTTTGGAGTACTGGCGCCAGCTGGCGTCGGTGGTGCGGAGTCCACAATGGCAGTTGGTAAGGAGTTGCCAGCAATGCATGAGTTCGACATGAAGCCACTGCCGCACATCCAGTTCAAGAA aAAACCGTTCAAGCCACGACGCGAGCAGTGTGGACGTTTGGATAAGAGCTTGGACTTTCGACTGCCACCGCGAGCTGACGATGAGCTTCGATTCCATGATGATGCGCAGTCGCCAGTATTTGCGCCAATGGACGATTACGACATAGATGAAGAGGTGGAGCTGGAGACGGATGAGCTGCTCGATGGCGTTAATGACAGTAACAATAGCACAGCGGGCGCTCTGCTGCCGAGCATAACACGTGGCGCCTGGCCCTGGCTGGCAGCCATTTACGTCAACAATTTAACCTCGTTGGATTACCAGTGTGGCGGCACCTTGGTCTCAGCACGTGTTGTCATCAGTTCGGCCCACTGTTTTCAGCTGTTCAATCAGCGCTATACGGCCAACGAAGTCTTGGTCTTTTTGGGGCGTTACAATCTCAAGAACTGGAACGAGGAGGGTTCCTTGGCGGCGCCCGTAGATGGCATCTATATACATGCGGATTACAACAAGCAGTTGAGCAACTATGACGCGGACATAGCGGTCGTTGTGCTAAAGACAGCAGTGCG CTTCAACACGTTCATCCAACCAGTTTGCCTGTGGTCCGGCTCCAGCAAGATGGAGTACATCATAGGCGACCATGGCATTGTCATTGGCTGGAGCTTCAATAGAAGCAATGCCAGCTCAACTAGCACAGCTGGCGCGACAGTTGATACTGGCGCTGCGGACAGCGCTGTTGCCAgtacgccgctgctgctgaaggCGCCCATAGTGTCCAACGAGCGCTGCTTTGGGGCGCAGCCGCATTTCCGCAGCCTGGCCTCGAATCGCACATTTTGTGCGGgcgtgctgcagcagcgtggcGCCTCGCGTGGCATCTACACGGGCATCTCGGGGGCTGGTCTGATGATACTGCGCAACAATCGGTGGATGCTGCGTGGGACTGTCTCGGCGGCGTTGCCTGCGGAGGGAGATGCATACATATTGTACGCGGATGTGGCCAAATTTATTGACTGGATCATGGCGTTTATACTTTAA